The genomic stretch TGACAGCAAAAAAATTGGTATCTAACGAACGAAGAGGGTAGAGTTGAAATTAGTGTTTTAGGTTGGGAAATTACTTGGTGGAGTGGTGGGAGTGTGTAACTGAATAGGCTTACACTTACTGAAAGTGTGATGGCACAACCATTGTTGCCCCTTCCCTGCATTGATGAATGATCTTAGACTCCTGGGCTCTGAATGACACTGCTACTACTACTTTATAAATAAATAAGTTACAAATGTTTTACAATTTCTAAAGTTCAACCACTTTCATCAAAGTATAAACTATTTTGCATGTTTCATAAGGATCTAACAATTGAGAAACTTAAAACGTAGAAAGTAATGACAGGGAAAGGTGATTTTCAAAATCTTGTCAATTGTCATTGCAAAACAAAAAAGACcacaaaaaaataaattaaaaaaatccCAAAACTTGGCATCTCAAACACCTGCAggaaaataaaaatcaaacaaAGTTAAAATACATAGATAGCTTCAGAAAGTTATGAGATTATGTTAATGAATTGTTGAGAAACACTACCTTATAGTTGCCTTTAGCTTTCATTTATTAAAGAACCTAATTCTTGTCGAAATGCTGGAATTTTGTCTGCCTCAACAGCCATGATTAATCCCATTGATCTGTAACTCTTTAGCTGTAATAGAAAGAAACTGTGTGGTTCAGAATCATTGGTGATGAGAGATTATTTACTCTTCTATCAAAAATGAGCAAATTTCAGCAGGTTAACAAAAACTTCACGATAATGGTATATTGATATGTAAGACTCATATAACTTGCCTCGTGAGGTGCAGGCTGCTGGGTGCGTAAAGGAAAACAGAAGGACCACGAGCTTAACTGGAAGTTTTTTTAGACAACAATCAGTAATCGGAGACAAAATAATTCAAAATGATGGCAGCAAGATATTCATACCTTGTGAAAAATTTCATCCTCAGGCTTAACATATATTATCGCCTCATCGCTATCATCGCTCTGTTTTCTTTTTTGTTCTGCATTCTTGTGCTATATTTTTACAACAAGGAATGAAGTAAAACATCACAAAACACAAAAGTGGAGCAGAAGAAAATGATCTTAACCATAAAAGCTAGGAATATAATTAAAGAGGATAGTAAATAGGAATGAGATACTGCAGAAGCATAATACCTTGTAAATTTTGCTTAGTATTACATAATGCTTAAACCGGAAGGAATTTCGGAGGTCCTCTGTTGGCTGTTAAGTGTACATCGTGACAATGTAAGTTCTAAATAGAGAATTAGTCCAAAAGAGTCGAAGAAAAACATTTTAACATCCTCACTCATCTGATATTATCAACAACTAACCTCATCTTCCGTGGCCCATGACACTTCATTAAAAAGAGAATCATAGAGATGTGGTAAAAGCTGAGGAGGAAGGTTCACCACACGCTGTGATACAAGGAGACCCACATTATGTGCTTGTTCTCCCAAAAGTAATCTCAACTGATCAGCAATGTGCTTCTCTTGGCATACTTTATGGAGGAGAAATTCCTTGAGTTGGATAATACATCTATGCTCCTAGCAAAATTATTAGGCTCAATTTAGATAAGCTTCTAGGAGTTTCTCAAATAAAGCGTGTATTTGGATCCAAAGTTACCACAGAAAAAAAACTTCATAAATTTAAATGTGTTTGTAGATCATTTAGATAAAGATGCTTCTAAAATAATTGAAGGGTAGATGTTAATTTCAACTTATGGAGGAAACAACAAACTAGGTCTCAGTTAAGTTCTTATGACTGTCAAGATGTTAAACCAGTCATAAACAAAATTCTCAAATTGTGAGGTGCTACCAATTAATGAACCAAAAACTAAAGCAAAAAATTAGACATTGAAATAAGAACGAGTTGATTAAGGTTCATTGTAcaaaatttaatatatatatatatatatatatatatatatatatatatatagagagagagagagagagagtaaaaTTGCATAACGGggaaatatatatataaaactaaAAAAATCAATTTTCTTTGTATTTAAAATGAGATGCCCATCAAAGAACGAGAGGAACAAATACAAAGAAGAAAAGTAAATCAGTGATATCAAGGTTACCACACAATCAcagagtgtgtgtgtgtgtgtgtgtgtgtttggcaaTGCGGTGAGTTACCACTACCTTATGATTAGTGCTCTTTACACTGTTTTTCTGAAGCTGCTAGTGCTAGCTTCTACCTACCGCACAGTCACACCGTGACTTTTGGCTAATACCAAACATATGCAGTAAAAAAGTAAGAGAAAAAGGAAAACAGATCATGAAAAATATGATATGTGATGGCATGTGACTTACCCTATATCTCCATAGATTAAGAGCGGTAGCAAGGGCGAAAACCCCTTCATCCTCATCATCCTCTACCTTCACAACAGTCCCTACAGTGGTCTGTTCCAAAATCAAATCTACAAATCCACTCAAATCCCATTCTTCAACATCCAGGTAAGTTTGCAGCAAGGTCTTAACTCCATGgaaatcattggatttaggatCAAAAAACGCAAAATCCGCTTGGACAACTCCCTTAAACAATAAAGACCTCATATTACTCAATTTTACCATACAATTTTGAAATTTAAACAATTCAAAACATAATACCACTAGTGATCATGAAAATCATTATCAAATCATATCATAAGAGATTTTACATCAAACTCCCCATCAGACGACTCGGATCCTTCCACTTCCAATCTCTCTTCTAAAGGATGCTTAGTGGATCCATTACCTATGAAGTGGATCAGAAACAAGCATTCAGAGTGGAAAACATAAAAGGCACCTAAAAACATATGATTCGTTAAGATTGAAATAATAGAAAGGAAAAAAGTGTCTTACTAGCAGAGGAAGGGGTAGGGTTCTCAACAGATTCGGAACGACGCTTCGGCATCGTATGAGCAAGAGCACGAGCAAAAGGGGAAAATGTAATCGGCCAAGATTTGAGTTGTTGATGCCTTCTAGGCTTTCGAGGCATTACTGTAACGCTGAAACCCTAAATATATAAAATTGCATCAAATCATCAAAATCAAAACCCTATATTCTTAGCAATTTAATAGAGTTTACTGAAAAACGTGATATGCATACAATAGAAGAAATAACAGAGTCTGGGGTTAGGATAAAAGTATAAAACAGAGGAAGTTAGCTAAACAAAATACCTGCGGCGGCGTTTGCAACAGTTAACTGAGGCGGCGTCTGCAACAGTTAACTGAGGCGGCGTACGGCTACAAGCGGCGGTTTGTTGGCGATGGAGCGGCGGGGTGACTGATTTTTGCGACTGAGGGAAGTGAGCGGCGGGTTTTCCGATTCCAATTGTTTTGGCTCGCACTTTTTAGAGGATGTGTAAAATAACTGGTTTTATGATTGAACCTGTATCTAATATCCATATCTAAAACCATACATTTAAAAAAGAGGGTTTGTGTAAAAATGGTTTAAAATTATGTTTCTTTACAACGTGTTGTAAAGTGGATATTTTCTATTCATGGAATCAAACATGTTAAAAAGTTAATGACTAAGTATTTGATTATCTTTCAAATCACTATTTCCTATTCTTAAAACATTCTCATCcaattaaaatattttatattgtcAAATCATAacagtattttaaaaataaaagtgtgATGTGGCGGAATATTATATATACTAGCGTTCAGACGGACACTCCCGTGCCCATCTGTCCGCTTTCTTTAATGCGCACAGCAAAGAAAAATAAATGTatgtttttctttttatgagATTTCTATTGTATGTAGCATTAAAATGATATTATTACACTTTAAAAATGGtaaacaaagatattcaaaattaggggtgttcgcggtgcggtttgggcgatttttgcgataaaaatcacccaaaccgcaagagaaaaagttatgcggttcggtttggttcggttgacttttagaaataaaatcaaaccaaaccaaatcaatgcggtttgggttggttcgattttttataatatttttattgagccatatatactcctataaataacgacataactttgtgtttggtcattcatacattactaaataacatcaaaattcatcatatttagacaaaaacgtttcattcaatatacaaaaaaccagattagacaaaagtggaataaaagacaaatataaatagtagcataaaataatatcaaagacattataataaaacataaaaaaaatatatgagatgagagattagagaagatgaaaaaaagaacataagagataCGAGATTGATAAGAAAAGTGcaataaaaacgtaattggaagagaaaatagtaacataaaagataaaaagGAAAGAATATAATAGAGGACTTATTAAAGTAGGATATGTGAGAcctacatggaaaagaagatgagaagaatgtgtgatactactatgCGAGATTcaagaaggttgaaattgaaaccctaagtgtgattaagagaaaatcgtttgtaattgtaaggttaaggcatactacgtttgaggtttgggttggatgtgggataagtgaatttgggttgtaacataatgtGGTTTGGTTTTGTTTAATTTGGTTTGCAAAttacaaaccgcaaaccaaactAAACCAtgcggttttattaaaaaatgacccaaacgaatccgaaccaaatgcggttttttgcggtttcgatttggtttggtttggtttgcggttttctgttggtttggtttggttttgaacacccctatTCAAAATTATTTTAAAGCATGCAAAGTACTATTGATTATGTGTAATCTAAAGAGAATGATTCTTTTATATTCTTTTCCAGCCATAAATGCTGAGTATTTATATATACAAGTGATACTTGAGTGTATAACTAATTCCTAATCTTAAGGGAACACTATTGTTGATTCCTAGTATTAAGCAATGAATAATTCAAACTATACCAACTCATATGCATAGTAATAAGAATGGTTGGTTACACTTAATTATTGGAACAACTTATTCTTATCTATTATTATGCCCCCTCAAAATTGGGTCACCATCAATGACACAAAATTTGTCTCTGAGAAATGAAAATCTGGTTCGATGCA from Lathyrus oleraceus cultivar Zhongwan6 chromosome 7, CAAS_Psat_ZW6_1.0, whole genome shotgun sequence encodes the following:
- the LOC127100487 gene encoding protein BCCIP homolog, translating into MPRKPRRHQQLKSWPITFSPFARALAHTMPKRRSESVENPTPSSASNGSTKHPLEERLEVEGSESSDGEFDGVVQADFAFFDPKSNDFHGVKTLLQTYLDVEEWDLSGFVDLILEQTTVGTVVKVEDDEDEGVFALATALNLWRYREHRCIIQLKEFLLHKVCQEKHIADQLRLLLGEQAHNVGLLVSQRVVNLPPQLLPHLYDSLFNEVSWATEDEPTEDLRNSFRFKHYVILSKIYKHKNAEQKRKQSDDSDEAIIYVKPEDEIFHKLSSWSFCFPLRTQQPAPHELKSYRSMGLIMAVEADKIPAFRQELGSLINES